The Ornithodoros turicata isolate Travis unplaced genomic scaffold, ASM3712646v1 ctg00000857.1, whole genome shotgun sequence genome has a window encoding:
- the LOC135375334 gene encoding uncharacterized protein LOC135375334, with amino-acid sequence MNSLSLDLSPEPWFPKFLVAHAEDETKPLSKVSPFLIAKVIEKIIGKSYKAKKLSSGDIQIEVESRSQSSALVCIKKLGDIPVSIRKHRILNIVKGVISESELLDCSDSEIEEGLREHGVVAARRIIMRRDGKEMQTKHIVLSFQLHRLPETIKVGYLNFHVRPYVPNPRRQRFGHGSQVCSGQETCPKCSGNGHTPESCENTVRCANCKGDHPVYSRSCPRWKEEKEILRIKAEQNISCQAAKAQTEFARKGTFSEVARRGVAPPRKSVETQTSGCLPQTPQQKGGDTRVSPPAPMSPGSTLACQAHTKEIATASSDVDGTVSVWDGPCRDHPRPCHKAWNWMTMTAYPRNRHPVCQVFSLRAKKRERKHLVEVGAAEQKTCRNYLHEE; translated from the coding sequence ATGAACTCGCTCAGCTTAGACCTGTCTCCAGAGCCATGGTTCCCGAAATTCCTTGTGGCCCATGCTGAGGACGAGACAAAGCCATTATCGAAAGTGTCACCATTCCTCATTGCTAAAGTAATCGAAAAGATCATAGGGAAATCGTACAAAGCAAAGAAGCTCTCATCTGGAGACATTCAAATTGAGGTAGAAAGCAGATCTCAAAGTTCAGCTCTCGTGTGTATAAAGAAACTCGGTGACATTCCAGTGTCAATCAGAAAACACCGTATCCTGAACATTGTCAAGGGTGTGATCTCTGAGAGTGAGCTTCTTGACTGTTCTGACAGCGAGATCGAAGAAGGTTTGCGGGAGCATGGCGTGGTGGCAGCGAGGCGGATAATCATGCGTCGCGATGGCAAAGAAATGCAAACCAAGCACATCGTACTGTCATTCCAGCTACACAGACTCCCTGAAACCATCAAAGTAGGTTACCTGAACTTCCACGTGCGACCTTACGTTCCTAACCCGCGACGTCAACGTTTCGGGCACGGATCACAGGTCTGCAGCGGACAGGAAACGTGTCCAAAATGTTCAGGCAACGGTCACACACCAGAATCATGTGAGAACACAGTACGTTGTGCAAACTGCAAGGGCGACCACCCAGTATACTCAAGATCTTGCCCccggtggaaagaagaaaaagaaatacttcGAATCAAAGCAGAACAAAACATATCATGTCAAGCAGCAAAAGCACAAACAGAGTTTGCTAGAAAAGGCACTTTCTCCGAGGTGGCGCGCAGGGGAGTAGCACCACCGAGGAAATCTGTAGAGACCCAGACTTCTGGGTGTCTACCTCAAACTCCCCAACAGAAAGGTGGAGACACGAGAGTGTCTCCGCCTGCTCCTATGTCTCCTGGGAGCACCCTGGCTTGCCAGGCACACACCAAGGAGATAGCCACAGCTTCCAGTGATGTTGATGGCACAGTCTCAGTCTGGGACGGACCATGCCGGGACCATCCCAGACCATGTCACAAAGCATGGAATTGGATGACGATGACTGCTTATCCCAGAAATCGTCATCCAGTCTGCCAGGTGTTCTCTCTCAGggcaaagaaaagagagagaaaacatcTGGTCGAGGTAGGGGCAGCAGAACAAAAGACATGCAGAAATTACCTCCACGAAGAATAA